A single window of Cytobacillus dafuensis DNA harbors:
- a CDS encoding DnaD domain-containing protein yields MSKTSILKWLQEGNVTIPGALLNHYKEMNLYEHELVLILHVISFIEKGNEFPTPIELSSRMTISVSECTEILRKLIQKGYIEIKDSYSAEGIRYEKYNIEPLFEKLFDHFLLKSKQEAAVINQQNETDLYTCFEQEFGRPLSPFECETLALWMDDDHHDPHIIKAALREAVISGKLNFRYIDRILFEWKKNGIKTIEQAKSYGKKFRQNQSQNRYKANEGSAQTTKSIPFYNWLEQ; encoded by the coding sequence ATGTCTAAAACAAGTATATTAAAGTGGCTCCAGGAAGGAAATGTAACGATACCTGGAGCTTTATTAAATCACTATAAAGAAATGAATCTCTATGAGCATGAACTAGTTTTAATATTGCACGTCATTTCTTTTATCGAAAAAGGAAATGAATTTCCTACCCCAATTGAATTATCTTCACGTATGACTATTTCTGTATCAGAGTGTACTGAAATACTTAGAAAATTAATTCAAAAAGGTTATATAGAAATTAAAGACAGTTATTCAGCCGAAGGAATCCGATATGAAAAGTACAATATCGAACCTCTATTTGAAAAACTATTTGATCATTTTCTTTTAAAGAGTAAACAAGAAGCTGCAGTCATAAATCAGCAAAACGAAACAGATTTATATACATGCTTTGAACAGGAATTTGGTCGGCCATTGTCTCCATTTGAATGTGAGACACTTGCATTGTGGATGGATGATGATCATCATGATCCTCACATAATAAAAGCTGCACTTAGAGAAGCTGTGATTTCAGGTAAGCTAAATTTTCGTTATATTGATAGAATTTTGTTTGAGTGGAAGAAGAATGGAATCAAAACAATCGAACAAGCTAAAAGTTATGGTAAAAAGTTTAGACAAAATCAATCACAGAATCGATATAAAGCCAATGAAGGCTCGGCACAAACAACAAAATCAATACCCTTTTATAATTGGTTGGAACAATAA
- the recU gene encoding Holliday junction resolvase RecU — MKFHYPNGKKYVPKKEESIGIKKEKKWSYGNRGMTLEEDINETNEYYLKNGIASIHKKPTPVQIVQVDYPKRSAAVIKEAYFKQASTTDYNGVYKGRYIDFEAKETQNPTSFPLQNFHEHQVKHMENIIQQKGICFVLLRFSITEEIFLLEAIHLLTFWKRMKDGGRKSITKEEIEINGHPISLGYNPRIDYIKKIDYLYNLR, encoded by the coding sequence ATGAAATTCCATTATCCTAACGGCAAGAAATATGTACCGAAAAAAGAGGAATCGATAGGGATTAAAAAAGAAAAAAAATGGTCTTACGGTAATCGCGGTATGACTTTGGAGGAAGATATTAACGAAACAAATGAGTATTATTTAAAAAATGGAATTGCTTCTATTCATAAAAAGCCAACACCTGTTCAAATCGTTCAAGTAGATTATCCAAAAAGAAGTGCTGCTGTCATTAAAGAAGCATACTTTAAGCAGGCATCAACAACCGATTATAATGGTGTTTATAAAGGGAGATACATTGATTTTGAAGCGAAAGAGACACAAAACCCAACATCATTTCCTTTACAAAACTTTCATGAACACCAAGTGAAACATATGGAAAATATTATTCAGCAAAAAGGAATCTGCTTCGTCCTTTTACGATTTTCTATTACTGAAGAAATTTTCCTTCTTGAAGCCATTCACTTACTCACTTTTTGGAAGAGAATGAAAGATGGAGGAAGAAAGTCAATAACCAAGGAAGAAATAGAGATTAATGGTCATCCAATTTCGCTTGGATACAACCCAAGAATTGACTATATTAAAAAAATCGATTATCTTTATAACCTTAGATGA
- a CDS encoding YpmA family protein, with protein MESKIEVISTVKIQLSPDLYKVVDVLNRTLKEKDLMFGLALDKEDQNKAVFSIYRT; from the coding sequence ATGGAAAGCAAAATTGAGGTTATATCAACAGTGAAAATTCAACTTAGCCCAGACCTCTATAAGGTTGTTGATGTATTAAACAGAACATTAAAAGAAAAAGATTTAATGTTTGGTTTAGCACTTGATAAGGAAGATCAAAATAAAGCGGTTTTTTCAATTTATCGTACATAA
- a CDS encoding pyridoxal phosphate-dependent aminotransferase → MHLAQRVKALTPSSTLAITAKAKELKEQGYDVIGLGAGEPDFNTPQHIIDAAVQSMNEGHTKYTPSAGLPALKKEIVKKFKDDQGIDYDPSQIIVASGAKHALYTLFQALLDEGDEVIIPTPYWVSYPEQVKLADGIPVYIEGKEENEYKITPEQLMSAITDKTKAVIINSPSNPTGMLYSEEELRALGEVCLNHNILIVSDEIYEKLVYGEFKHVSIAEISPELKEQTIIINGVSKSHSMTGWRIGYAAGNKDLIQAMTNLASHSTSNPTTTAQYGAIAAYSGSQKMLKDMQEAFENRLNIIYEKLIAIPGFSCIKPQGAFYLFPNVKVAAELTGFQNVDDFSKALLEDAMVAVIPGSGFGAPNNIRLSYATSLELLEKAVDRIHQFVEKNMK, encoded by the coding sequence ATTCATCTTGCACAAAGAGTAAAAGCATTAACACCATCTTCAACACTTGCAATTACCGCGAAAGCAAAAGAATTAAAGGAGCAGGGCTATGATGTAATAGGTTTAGGAGCAGGTGAACCCGATTTTAATACCCCTCAGCATATAATCGATGCAGCTGTTCAATCAATGAATGAAGGTCATACGAAATATACACCTTCTGCAGGTCTTCCAGCTTTAAAAAAAGAAATTGTTAAAAAGTTTAAAGATGATCAAGGAATTGATTATGATCCAAGTCAAATTATTGTAGCAAGTGGTGCGAAGCATGCACTGTATACATTATTTCAGGCACTTCTTGATGAAGGGGATGAAGTAATTATCCCAACACCATATTGGGTAAGCTATCCTGAACAAGTAAAATTAGCTGATGGCATTCCCGTTTATATAGAGGGTAAAGAGGAGAATGAGTATAAAATTACCCCTGAACAGTTAATGTCTGCGATAACGGATAAAACAAAGGCTGTAATAATCAATTCACCTAGTAATCCAACAGGAATGCTTTATTCAGAAGAAGAATTAAGGGCATTAGGTGAGGTTTGTTTAAATCATAATATATTAATTGTGTCTGATGAAATTTATGAAAAGCTAGTTTATGGTGAGTTTAAGCATGTATCTATTGCTGAGATTTCCCCGGAATTAAAAGAGCAAACAATTATCATAAATGGTGTTTCTAAATCTCATTCCATGACTGGTTGGAGAATTGGATACGCAGCAGGAAATAAAGATCTTATTCAAGCAATGACAAACCTTGCTAGTCATAGCACATCAAATCCAACTACAACTGCTCAATATGGAGCAATTGCTGCTTATTCAGGTTCACAAAAAATGCTTAAAGACATGCAAGAAGCGTTTGAAAATCGATTAAACATTATCTACGAAAAGTTAATTGCGATTCCTGGTTTTTCATGTATAAAGCCTCAAGGAGCTTTTTATTTATTCCCGAATGTAAAAGTTGCCGCCGAATTGACAGGATTCCAAAATGTTGATGATTTTTCAAAAGCTTTGCTTGAAGACGCAATGGTTGCGGTTATCCCTGGCTCTGGCTTTGGTGCACCGAATAACATTCGTTTGTCGTATGCAACATCTTTAGAATTATTAGAAAAAGCAGTAGATCGAATTCATCAATTTGTCGAAAAAAATATGAAATAA
- the asnS gene encoding asparagine--tRNA ligase, with amino-acid sequence MKTTISEVYKYVEQEVKIGAWVANKRSSGKIAFLQLRDGTGFIQGVIVKSEVPEEVFQAAKSVTQESSLYVTGKIQKDERSPFGFELLVTGIEVIHAAVDYPITPKEHGTEFLMDNRHLWLRSRRQHAVMKIRNEIIRATYEFYNKQGFAKIDPPILTGSAPEGTSELFHTKYFDEDAYLSQSGQLYMEAAAMALGKVFSFGPTFRAEKSKTRRHLIEFWMIEPEMAFYEHEDSLKVQEEYVSHVVQSVLENCSLELKTLGRDTSKLEQVKAPFPRITYDEAIKFLHEKGFNDIKWGDDFGAPHETAIAESYDKPVFITHYPTSLKPFYMQPDPNREDVVLCADLIAPEGYGEIIGGSERIHDYDLLKQRLEEHNLDLDAYGWYLELRKYGSVPHSGFGLGLERTVAWISGVEHVRESIPFPRLLNRLYP; translated from the coding sequence ATTAAAACGACAATATCTGAAGTATACAAATATGTTGAACAAGAAGTAAAAATTGGAGCATGGGTTGCGAATAAGCGCTCTAGCGGAAAAATTGCTTTCCTTCAACTTCGTGATGGAACAGGATTTATTCAAGGTGTTATTGTCAAAAGTGAAGTACCAGAGGAAGTATTTCAAGCGGCAAAGTCAGTGACGCAAGAATCATCCCTTTATGTTACAGGAAAAATCCAAAAGGATGAACGTTCTCCATTCGGTTTCGAATTGCTTGTAACAGGTATTGAAGTGATTCATGCTGCTGTTGATTATCCAATTACACCAAAGGAGCATGGAACTGAATTTTTAATGGATAACCGTCATTTATGGCTTCGCTCTCGTCGCCAACATGCCGTTATGAAAATTCGAAACGAAATCATTAGAGCTACATATGAATTTTATAATAAACAAGGCTTTGCAAAGATCGATCCTCCGATATTGACTGGAAGTGCACCAGAGGGAACATCTGAATTATTTCATACGAAATATTTCGATGAAGATGCATATCTATCTCAAAGCGGTCAATTATATATGGAAGCAGCTGCCATGGCTCTTGGAAAGGTTTTCTCATTTGGTCCTACATTTAGAGCGGAAAAATCAAAAACTCGTCGCCATTTAATTGAGTTCTGGATGATTGAACCTGAAATGGCTTTTTATGAACACGAGGATAGCTTAAAGGTGCAGGAGGAATATGTTTCTCATGTAGTTCAATCTGTATTAGAAAATTGTAGCTTAGAGTTAAAAACATTAGGTCGTGACACATCTAAGCTAGAACAGGTGAAGGCACCTTTTCCACGCATTACGTATGATGAAGCGATTAAATTTTTACATGAAAAAGGGTTTAATGATATTAAATGGGGAGATGATTTTGGTGCTCCGCATGAAACAGCAATTGCTGAGAGCTATGATAAGCCAGTATTCATCACTCATTATCCAACGTCATTAAAACCATTTTACATGCAGCCAGATCCAAACCGAGAAGATGTAGTCCTATGTGCTGACTTAATTGCTCCAGAGGGCTATGGAGAGATTATTGGTGGTTCAGAGCGTATTCATGATTATGATCTTCTTAAGCAGCGTTTGGAAGAGCATAACCTTGATTTAGATGCGTATGGATGGTATTTAGAGTTGCGTAAATATGGTTCTGTTCCTCATTCAGGATTTGGTCTTGGCCTTGAAAGAACTGTAGCATGGATTAGTGGAGTGGAACATGTTCGTGAATCCATCCCATTCCCACGATTATTAAATCGATTATACCCATAA
- the nth gene encoding endonuclease III: protein MLNKNQIRFCLDKMGEMFPDAHCELNHSNPFELVIAVALSAQCTDVLVNKVTKDLFQKYKTPSDYLKVSLEELQDDIRSIGLYRNKAKNIQKLCSLLLEEYNGIIPQDRDELTKLPGVGRKTANVVVSVAFGVPAIAVDTHVERVSKRLAFCKWKDSVLEVEKSLMKKIPIEEWHITHHRMIFFGRYHCKAQNPQCDVCPLLEVCREGKKRMKGKSKK from the coding sequence TTGTTAAATAAGAATCAAATAAGGTTTTGTCTTGATAAAATGGGAGAAATGTTTCCAGATGCCCATTGCGAATTAAATCATTCCAATCCTTTTGAACTTGTCATTGCAGTTGCTTTATCGGCTCAATGCACAGATGTATTAGTTAATAAAGTAACAAAAGATTTATTTCAAAAATACAAAACACCATCAGACTACCTAAAGGTTTCTCTTGAAGAATTACAGGATGATATTCGTTCAATAGGATTATATCGTAATAAAGCCAAAAATATTCAAAAATTATGCAGTCTATTATTAGAGGAATACAATGGTATTATCCCTCAGGATCGGGACGAATTAACAAAGTTGCCGGGTGTCGGAAGAAAAACTGCAAATGTAGTTGTCTCAGTTGCCTTCGGTGTCCCAGCAATTGCTGTTGATACCCATGTTGAACGAGTTAGCAAGAGATTAGCATTTTGCAAGTGGAAGGATTCCGTATTGGAAGTGGAGAAATCCTTAATGAAAAAGATTCCAATAGAAGAATGGCATATTACTCACCATCGAATGATTTTTTTTGGTCGATACCATTGTAAAGCACAGAATCCTCAATGTGATGTTTGTCCTCTATTAGAAGTATGCAGAGAAGGGAAAAAGCGGATGAAAGGGAAGAGTAAGAAATGA
- a CDS encoding YppE family protein, protein MDKQNELIALTSQLLERINKMTEKYSMVRETGKSGDFYEEVKPFADEVKLLNDKWKNEAIKWITATRPKNLYPQQIESTNEHIETISVQAFFPETSRSRFKNLVASSNFVLNQVLQLLLNEEMGSPPS, encoded by the coding sequence ATGGATAAGCAGAATGAGCTTATAGCACTAACAAGCCAGCTATTAGAGCGTATTAATAAAATGACAGAAAAGTATTCAATGGTAAGGGAAACAGGAAAGAGTGGAGATTTTTATGAAGAAGTCAAACCTTTTGCCGACGAAGTAAAGTTACTTAATGACAAATGGAAGAATGAAGCAATTAAATGGATTACAGCAACAAGGCCGAAAAACCTGTATCCCCAGCAGATTGAATCTACAAATGAACATATTGAAACGATTTCAGTCCAAGCTTTTTTCCCGGAAACAAGTCGATCAAGATTTAAAAATTTAGTGGCTTCATCTAATTTTGTATTAAATCAAGTGCTTCAGTTATTATTGAATGAAGAAATGGGCTCTCCGCCATCTTAA
- a CDS encoding transglycosylase domain-containing protein, translating into MSEKYQSREERRKQQTPNPNKKKKKQAKGIFKRIFLTLIALGIAGMLLGAGAFAYMVKDAPKLDEKQLRDPIPSKILDKDGNVITEVGSENREYVEYEDIPKLVEDAFLATEDVRFYQHNGMDLRRLAGAVLANITDGFGSQGASTITQQVVKNSFLNNEKTLSRKAQEAWLSFQLERKYTKQEIFEMYVNKIWMSEGSHGVLTASHIYFGKDLDELELHEAALLAGMPQSPENYNPFKHPDKAEKRRNIVLSLMNQHGFITKEEMEAAQKIPVESSLVKEEDRKHNDSPYDSFVDVVIDEMEQKYPDLNVSSDGLTIHTTLDTNAQDYVEKMLNSNEIVQFPDDKFQAGITLLDTKTGEIRAIGGGRNLEVKRGFNYATDLRRQAGSTFKPILDYGPAIEYLNWGTYHVLNDEPYTYSDGTKINNWDHKHMGPMSMREALARSRNIPALKTLQEVGPDKAKEFANNLGFELDEVNESYAIGANLVSPLQMAGAYSAFGNNGLYNEPHAIKEIEMRDGTKIDVTPETKPVMKDSTAFMITDMLKSGVKDSYGTGKAANVPNLHVVGKTGTTNYSADQIQKWNIPNGALPDAWFAGYTTNYTAAVWTGYKDMENSIAAGHDQRIAQLLFKNLMEHVSQGIDTPDFPVPNSVEKVAIEKGTSKLASEFTPKDQIVYEYAVKGHAPTEISDKYDKLDSPSDLSAAYDKEANEIVLNWKYPDEVDDVQFEVSVSLDEGADQPLQVVSEKGIRVANPVPGGIYQFKVVAIRDDQRSDSAVVKVEIPAPEISDDQDDTGEGGIDNGQGNENGNPEDDGSGQGNGNGNGSDNGQGNGTDQGGGGGLGESGNPSDPGQTNPPSGPTSPGSGFQ; encoded by the coding sequence ATGTCAGAAAAATACCAATCAAGAGAGGAGCGCCGAAAACAGCAAACTCCAAATCCAAATAAAAAGAAAAAAAAGCAGGCAAAAGGGATATTTAAACGTATCTTTTTAACATTAATAGCCCTTGGCATCGCGGGTATGCTGCTTGGTGCTGGCGCATTTGCCTACATGGTTAAGGATGCACCAAAACTTGATGAAAAACAATTACGGGATCCGATCCCATCCAAAATATTAGATAAAGATGGCAATGTCATTACAGAAGTTGGATCAGAAAACCGAGAATATGTTGAATATGAAGATATCCCCAAATTGGTGGAGGACGCATTTCTAGCCACTGAGGATGTTCGTTTTTATCAACATAACGGGATGGATTTGAGGCGTCTTGCCGGTGCTGTATTAGCAAATATTACTGATGGTTTTGGTTCACAAGGAGCTAGTACGATTACTCAGCAAGTCGTGAAAAATTCCTTCCTAAATAATGAAAAAACATTAAGCAGGAAGGCTCAAGAAGCTTGGCTTTCCTTTCAGCTTGAACGTAAATATACAAAGCAAGAAATTTTCGAGATGTATGTGAATAAAATTTGGATGTCAGAAGGTAGTCATGGGGTATTGACAGCTTCTCATATTTATTTCGGTAAAGACCTCGACGAACTCGAGTTGCATGAAGCTGCTTTACTAGCAGGAATGCCGCAAAGTCCCGAAAATTATAATCCTTTCAAGCATCCTGATAAAGCAGAAAAAAGACGTAATATTGTTCTTTCTTTAATGAATCAGCATGGTTTCATCACAAAAGAAGAAATGGAAGCTGCTCAAAAAATTCCAGTTGAATCAAGTCTTGTTAAGGAAGAAGATCGCAAGCACAATGACTCACCTTATGATTCATTTGTTGATGTTGTCATTGATGAGATGGAACAAAAATATCCTGATTTGAACGTTTCTTCAGATGGTTTAACCATTCATACTACATTAGATACGAATGCACAGGATTATGTTGAGAAAATGCTTAATTCAAATGAAATTGTTCAATTTCCTGATGATAAATTTCAAGCAGGTATTACCCTATTGGATACAAAAACAGGTGAAATTAGGGCAATAGGCGGAGGTAGAAACCTTGAAGTAAAAAGAGGATTTAACTACGCAACGGATTTAAGAAGACAAGCTGGTTCGACCTTTAAACCAATACTCGATTATGGTCCTGCCATTGAATATTTAAATTGGGGCACGTATCATGTTCTTAACGATGAACCATACACTTATTCAGATGGTACGAAAATCAATAACTGGGATCACAAGCATATGGGGCCGATGTCAATGCGTGAGGCATTAGCACGTTCACGAAACATCCCTGCTCTAAAAACTTTACAAGAGGTTGGCCCAGATAAAGCGAAGGAATTTGCGAATAATTTGGGCTTTGAGCTAGACGAGGTAAACGAATCCTATGCAATTGGTGCCAATTTAGTATCACCACTTCAAATGGCAGGTGCCTACAGTGCCTTTGGAAATAACGGCCTATACAATGAGCCTCATGCCATTAAAGAAATTGAAATGCGAGACGGAACAAAAATTGATGTCACTCCTGAAACAAAACCTGTTATGAAGGACTCTACAGCTTTCATGATTACAGATATGCTAAAAAGTGGTGTAAAGGATTCTTACGGTACAGGAAAAGCGGCAAATGTTCCAAACCTACATGTCGTTGGAAAAACAGGAACGACCAACTATAGTGCTGATCAAATTCAAAAATGGAATATTCCAAATGGTGCGTTACCTGATGCATGGTTTGCTGGCTATACAACAAACTACACAGCAGCAGTTTGGACTGGATATAAAGATATGGAAAACTCTATAGCAGCAGGCCATGACCAAAGAATTGCACAATTGTTATTTAAAAATTTAATGGAGCATGTATCACAAGGAATTGATACACCTGACTTCCCTGTTCCAAATAGTGTGGAAAAAGTAGCTATTGAAAAGGGAACATCAAAGCTAGCAAGTGAATTTACACCTAAAGATCAGATCGTTTATGAATATGCTGTTAAAGGTCATGCACCAACCGAAATTTCTGATAAATACGATAAGCTTGATTCTCCTTCAGACTTAAGTGCAGCATATGACAAAGAAGCAAATGAAATTGTATTGAATTGGAAGTATCCAGATGAAGTAGATGATGTACAATTTGAGGTATCAGTATCTCTAGATGAGGGCGCAGACCAGCCATTACAAGTGGTTTCTGAAAAAGGAATAAGAGTGGCTAACCCTGTTCCAGGAGGTATTTATCAATTCAAGGTCGTAGCAATTCGAGATGATCAAAGAAGTGATTCTGCAGTTGTAAAAGTCGAAATTCCAGCTCCTGAGATCAGTGATGATCAAGATGATACGGGTGAAGGTGGAATAGATAATGGCCAAGGCAACGAAAACGGAAATCCTGAAGATGATGGATCAGGTCAAGGAAATGGAAATGGAAATGGAAGCGATAATGGACAGGGTAACGGCACTGACCAAGGTGGTGGCGGCGGTCTAGGTGAAAGTGGTAATCCGTCAGACCCTGGACAGACGAATCCTCCTTCAGGACCTACCTCTCCTGGCTCAGGCTTTCAATGA
- a CDS encoding cell wall elongation regulator TseB-like domain-containing protein yields MKKIIIIFLIILAVGLGSGIFVYLKAVEPVKAAEKKAIEIALKETRLKEVDDFQLYNGQETYYVLKGKDKNGTALYVWIPENEGRIIVRNVKDGVTKQEALNKLKEEKNPKEIISIRLGIENNIPLWEIYYRTEGDLINYYYVDFETGKWRKNIENL; encoded by the coding sequence GTGAAAAAAATAATTATTATATTCTTAATTATACTTGCAGTTGGTTTAGGATCTGGGATTTTCGTGTATTTAAAAGCTGTTGAACCAGTTAAAGCGGCCGAAAAGAAAGCAATTGAGATTGCATTGAAAGAAACCAGGCTGAAAGAAGTAGATGACTTTCAATTATATAACGGCCAAGAAACTTATTATGTATTAAAAGGCAAGGACAAAAATGGGACAGCCCTCTATGTTTGGATACCTGAAAACGAAGGAAGAATTATTGTCCGAAATGTGAAAGATGGAGTTACGAAACAAGAAGCATTAAACAAACTAAAAGAAGAAAAAAATCCGAAAGAAATCATATCCATTCGACTTGGGATAGAAAACAATATCCCTCTATGGGAAATATACTACCGTACTGAGGGAGATTTAATAAATTATTATTATGTTGATTTTGAAACAGGGAAATGGCGCAAGAATATTGAGAACTTATAA
- a CDS encoding YppF family protein, with protein sequence MNVHELTMKFLQTRNYSPENVNELLDFTKKAYIHDDICISVYRKLVRELEAQGAELPDFS encoded by the coding sequence ATGAATGTTCACGAACTAACAATGAAGTTTCTTCAAACTAGGAATTATAGTCCAGAAAATGTAAATGAATTGCTTGATTTTACGAAAAAGGCTTATATTCATGATGATATTTGTATTTCAGTCTATCGTAAGCTTGTTCGTGAACTCGAGGCACAGGGTGCAGAGCTTCCAGATTTCTCTTAA
- a CDS encoding DUF2515 domain-containing protein: MKHFHKKKSLNQLNIDEIELIQQIHDQTIKNNADNISRTDAYFHFYHLHPEVLWSFLASMVSRNAGWNMCDLEGNWFPKIIKEQVRKKLFLTYERANWLIFQDAFPQLLLYQYSTKINRPMFHLLRFFHVSKFMESEWVVFWEERNYKRLLISQIINEQNIIQKPVIKNPVYKKRVFQSPIFFLQDWFHFSSVIFPTCEGKLYGTSVNGFKSLSKRIELGKRLADILFDKKLYPAFYEFALKTVHTGSRYDYEYYFKNRPNRSTPFLRCTYPVINHKRVFFEDWSKYKRLRRKWLKVDVQQKHPIEMTKWYLKKQRQLKKAIYISELIKS; the protein is encoded by the coding sequence ATGAAACATTTCCATAAAAAAAAGTCATTAAACCAACTAAATATTGATGAAATCGAATTAATTCAGCAGATACATGATCAAACAATAAAAAATAATGCTGATAATATTTCAAGAACGGATGCCTATTTTCATTTTTATCATCTCCATCCAGAAGTGCTGTGGTCATTTCTAGCAAGTATGGTATCTCGAAATGCTGGCTGGAATATGTGCGATCTTGAAGGAAATTGGTTTCCCAAAATAATAAAGGAGCAGGTTAGGAAAAAGTTATTTTTAACTTATGAACGAGCAAATTGGCTTATTTTCCAGGATGCTTTTCCTCAATTGCTTCTCTATCAATATTCGACGAAAATAAATCGACCAATGTTTCATTTATTAAGATTTTTTCATGTTTCCAAATTTATGGAGAGCGAATGGGTGGTTTTTTGGGAAGAAAGAAATTATAAAAGGCTGTTAATATCGCAAATTATCAATGAACAAAACATCATTCAAAAACCTGTTATTAAAAATCCAGTTTATAAAAAACGTGTATTTCAATCTCCAATTTTTTTTCTTCAGGATTGGTTTCATTTTAGCTCGGTTATTTTTCCAACATGTGAAGGGAAGTTATATGGTACAAGTGTGAATGGTTTTAAATCTCTTTCAAAAAGAATCGAACTTGGGAAAAGGCTGGCAGATATTTTGTTTGATAAGAAGTTATATCCTGCTTTTTATGAATTTGCTCTCAAAACAGTACATACTGGCTCTAGATACGATTATGAATACTATTTTAAAAATAGGCCGAACAGATCAACTCCATTTTTACGGTGTACCTATCCGGTGATTAATCATAAAAGGGTTTTTTTTGAAGATTGGTCGAAATATAAACGATTGAGAAGAAAATGGTTGAAGGTAGATGTACAGCAAAAACATCCAATTGAAATGACGAAGTGGTATTTGAAAAAGCAAAGACAATTGAAAAAGGCAATATATATAAGCGAATTAATAAAATCTTAA
- a CDS encoding YpoC family protein, whose translation MSTKITLSIPEELMDPHLFTKNDSFTIDEHALTHILPSMPFLYEAAYYLGINAKRPWELREECIPILLNEWNSEKEFLKKVFAKRERTQVTAPMKKGICLFLEFVYWGNGLPVSLTNYKNAKSLIIKPVNMVERLEFILHRPTLYHSFIQLSELMIEMEKLYVKQIALKKASQH comes from the coding sequence ATGAGTACTAAAATAACTCTTTCAATCCCCGAAGAGCTTATGGATCCACACCTCTTTACTAAGAATGATTCATTCACAATTGATGAGCATGCATTGACTCATATACTTCCCTCTATGCCATTTCTATATGAGGCTGCCTATTATTTAGGAATTAATGCAAAAAGGCCGTGGGAATTGCGGGAAGAGTGCATTCCTATTCTTTTAAATGAATGGAATTCAGAAAAAGAGTTTTTAAAAAAGGTATTTGCAAAAAGGGAGCGTACTCAAGTAACTGCTCCGATGAAAAAAGGTATTTGTCTTTTTCTAGAGTTTGTTTATTGGGGAAACGGTTTGCCCGTTTCTCTTACAAATTATAAAAATGCAAAGTCTTTAATTATTAAGCCTGTAAATATGGTAGAAAGATTAGAATTTATTTTGCATAGACCGACCCTTTATCATTCATTTATTCAATTATCTGAACTAATGATTGAAATGGAAAAGCTTTACGTTAAGCAAATAGCATTAAAAAAAGCGTCTCAGCACTAA